One window of the Dermacentor andersoni chromosome 10, qqDerAnde1_hic_scaffold, whole genome shotgun sequence genome contains the following:
- the LOC140213654 gene encoding uncharacterized protein, with product MGSQGAALATQPGRGIRSTEMPAQDYEMVVPHLPSGSSVLNTVFLHGDVTARPYRVEHFRDALARLSLLPDVVALGAYQMNHLWAVTFNSEGAKAKILQAEAFNVKDHRCVVIDPTNRGVRLKLFWLLHGVQDDDVRVALAAFGKVTEITRDKWKVKGCVDKASTTRSVTLKLKVGVTIEDLPHQLRVGDDVALVHVPGRAPLCLRCRGKGHIRR from the coding sequence ATGGGCTCCCAAGGAGCGGCTTTAGCGACCCAGCCGGGTCGCGGTATCAGGAGCACTGAAATGCCTGCCCAGGATTATGAAATGGTTGTCCCGCATCTGCCATCAGGTTCGAGTGTTTTGAACACAGTATTTTTGCATGGTGATGTCACCGCCAGGCCATATCGCGTCGAGCATTTTCGCGACGCTTTAGCGCGTCTGTCATTGCTGCCGGATGTGGTTGCCCTTGGGGCATATCAGATGAACCACCTGTGGGCCGTTACTTTCAACAGCGAAGGAGCGAAGGCAAAGATTCTGCAGGCCGAAGCTTTCAATGTGAAAGACCACCGCTGCGTGGTTATTGACCCGACCAACCGAGGCGTCAGGCTGAAGCTGTTTTGGCTGCTCCACGGTGTGCAAGACGACGACGTGCGAGTGGCATTAGCAGCGTTCGGAAAAGTGACCGAAATAACCCGCGATAAATGGAAGGTTAAAGGCTGCGTCGACAAGGCTTCAACAACACGGTCGGTTACACTGAAACTGAAGGTGGGTGTTACCATCGAGGACTTGCCCCATCAGTTGCGTGTTGGTGATGACGTTGCTCTCGTCCATGTTCCTGGTAGGGCTCCGCTCTGCCTTCGGTGCCGTGGAAAAGGACATATACGccgttag